DNA from Palaemon carinicauda isolate YSFRI2023 chromosome 23, ASM3689809v2, whole genome shotgun sequence:
AAAACCGTTAAGTTGCaggaaaaaaataagtttgatttCGAGTTTCGCTATGGTGATGTGACATGTAGGAAATAACATAACTAATGGAAACatgttttacatataaaaaaaataagtttacgaAAATCTCTGAGACCTTGACTAATTACCATGTGGTAGATGTTAAAATGATTCCCACCTTATTTCAAGATAAACACAACTTTTTAATACAATGAATACAAGTAACGTTATCACGAAAACTATGCCATTTGTGGATAGTCAAACAATGTCCAATGTACAATCatacgatctttttttttttcactaatttgtGTCAAATCTCATCAAAGCCACTGCAAAACCACCCATTAAAGTGATAAAATATCGATTGAAGGTTATTATTCAAAGGTCCTGGGAACTTACCAGACGTTTAAATAATTCAGGAGCCCAAATCCCCAATAATATAATCAAAGCAAAATGACATGGAATTACTATATGTGGTTAAATAATTAAAATAGGCAACTGAGGACTTTCTTTTTCTGAGTGTTTCGATAATGACTTAACAGTAtgcgagcaatacgcattgtgtaATGTTAAATGCTCCAGGATGAACATCATAAACGACCGTGGAGATCCTATAGgcagtagggtttccctgctgtacaggaccagataagcaaccCTTAAAGTAGAGTAAGTAAATGTAGCAATTATGATGGTACGGGAGAAGCTTTCAAAAATCAAATAATCTCCACAAAGAGAAATTGCTTTGGCTGATCGATTTCCAGTCAATCTTTTATAAACCAGGGTGCTTTTGTTAAGCAACCTTTTACCTTCTTACAAcagaaaccttattattattattattacttgctaagctacaaccgtagttggaaaaatggatgctataatcccaagggctccaacagggaaaatagcccagtgcggaaaggaagcaaggaaaaatacaatattttaagaacagcaacacctaaacaaatatttcctatataaactaaatttagaaaaactttaacaaaacaagaggaaaagaaattagatagaatagagtgcccgagtgtaccctcaagcaagagaactctaccccaagacagtggaagaccatggtacagaggctatggcactacccaaaactattcAGAGAAACTTGGACAGGATGTTCTGCTTACGAGGTTGGGACTAATTACTCTGTCGTTTCCGTTATTTCACCGGACTATGATATTGTCAACTTTGTCTTTTTTCGCGAGATGGTTTGGCTAGATCTTCAATGCTGTATGCTTAACTGAGACTTCTGTGCTCACCGTCTTTGTCGATTTGGATTTGGCTCCATTAGTTCCTAAATGAGAATATTTAatgcatttaaagttttttttctgtgATATACATAATATCTGATTTCTAAGTTTATTTTAATTACTGAATGAATAATTAAAAGGATCAATAACCTAAACACGTATATTTGGCTCTACACATCCAAAGTATTAGCATCTTCATTAAAAGCACTCACGACACCGAAACCCTGAAGATTAGTTAATGGATTTTCTCCATTTATCGGCAATTGACTGCCGAGCTCAGCACTATTACCTTTTCAGTTCTGCCCTTAACTTGATGAAAACCTCAACACAGAAAATCGAAGCAAATCCTTCTAAGTTAGTTATCGGGGATTAGGATTCTGCATCAAGTGAGATTTTCTTCTGTGAAAAGTCTCTGATTACATAACAAGCACTTACAAAACACTATACTCACCGGTAAAAGCTATTAATTCAACGCATGATGTCAAAAATTAGCACCTCACAGATACGTCCATACCGGCCTTACTTTGGGAGTACACTGTTGAGAACTTCGGAGTTACACGTTATAACAACCAAACTCTACTGACGGCCATTACTACCTAAATCTACCTACGTGGGTACCGGGTGGCTGTTCAGCTACGGTGGCTTGTTAACCGAAGTTCGATGTTTCATACTGCACGAAGCATTATCATATTAGCTTGAAAGTTAGGAAATTAAATCTGCCTTCATTTGAGAATGTCCTGCTCCTAATATCAATGCATTTATTGATAATGCACAACCATTTCAGGGCAATTCATCCAATGGGTAGTACACTTCCACGAAAAGTAAGAGAGATCcacataattattttatttcttcaacATGACATACATCTTGAACATCGGCATTGCAAGCGGCGTACGCTACAATTGTCCTTACAATAGTGAAAAAATGCaacataataaaaatatctatacacAAACTTTTCAACGACACATTCCTACTGATACAAATCaccaaaatgtttttatttacttaGGAAAGGGGAAAATCACAGCATTGGAAACGGTATAACAGCAACGAAAGAGTACAGTTAAGTCAAGAGTAATGGAATGAAGCAATGCCCTCTTCTAGGAGGAAGATCAGTACTAAGGCCAATTAGCAGCTTGCTGTTCCTCGTAATGAATGGTACTTGATCTAAACTGGTCTTAATCGAAACCGCCGGCGTTTGGATGGACCTCTTGGCAACAGACTCCGTTGGTGATGCTGCCGTCTGGTATGAAACATGGCTGGAAAGATAAAATGAGAACAAAATTCGGTTAGAGATATTAGCACTAAAATGGCTACTGCATTCTTAATTTCTTTCATTTACCGACTCTACATTCATGATAGTATTATTGTCATTATcgttttaatatactgtatgtctctcattgacatttttttttcacagttgagACGTCAGTAAATTATTTGTGGCATGTTTTGTATGTGATATGATAAATTATGAGAATTTCAATAAAAAGAGCATGAGATTATTTATATTCATGACTTAGGATACGACTGTAATATATTGCACATGAAATGTTATGTTCAAAATAAGCAAAAAATTTCATTATAACGGGGGTCAGTTTTTGTTGGTGTAAGAAGACAATTAGTTATGTTGAGGCAAAATACTAATATCATCATTGCTATAATAATTATCGTTATCATtgtagaaaaaagggaaaaaataattttctttcataattaCTCAAGAAATGATTCTTCGACTATGATTATATCAACAATCATAAAAATCCTAACACCATTTACCACATCTGACCCATCACCACcttgaaaaatatttctaaaaaaaatcttcagaaataCATAGCTGCCTTAAAatgtacaggctgacataagtctttttaaagtttatatatgacatcttttttacgttactgtttttaaaatattttgttgttaatttttttctcacatcgcttatttatttcctcatttcctttcctcactggctatttttcactattggagcccttgggcttatagcatcttgcttttccaactacggttttagcttagctaataacaataataaaaatttccatGGAAATAACCGTTATTCAAAGTATAAATATAAACAACCATTATTCACTTACGAGTAGTGGAACCGTTGGCGCATCCGGCCATACTGCCATCAGCTGCGAGGCATCCCTGATGATGAATCCTGTGTAAGGATTGCACTGGTTCGGCTGGACACAGTAGGTGCCAGCGCTGCAGGATCCCCCTCTCGCTGGCATACCCATCATTCCCATCATCATTCCACCCATCATGGGGTTTGGTGGAGGGTTGGCTGGAGACACCAGGCCAATGGGGTTGCTGATGGGAACCGAAGGTTGACGAGGAGGTTGTGGTGCAGCAGGGTTGTTAGGGTTCAGGAAGGTAGACTGAGGGGTTTGCTGGTTTGGTCTCTGGGGCGTGAGTGGGTTCTGGGGTACCGGGGGTCTTCCATAACCGGGGGTAGGGTTCTGTGGAGCTGGTATTGAGGGCTGGGGTGCTGGTCTTGCAGGCTGTGGTGCTGGTCTTGCGGGCTGGGGTGCTGGAGCAGGTTTGAATGCAGGAGCAGGCAATGTAAGTTGTGGATTAGGTGAAGGTTTTGGAGGTTGGGGTGCGGGAATAGGTTTTACAAACTGGGGAGCAGgggcaggagcaggagcaggagcaggtcTGAAAGGCTGTTGAGATGCTGGAGGTTGTCTAGGCGGAAGGGGTGCTGGCGCTGCGATTAAAGGAGGGGACACTACTCCTGGCCTCTGGGGCTGAGGGCGAGGGAAGCTAGAGGGAAGAGTTCCTGCTGGTATGCCACAGCAAATCATGTCACCTCCACAGCTCTCATACCTGGATGCAACCTGCAACAAAAATTGGAAATTATTAGAGAAACTGATGTACAATTAAGCTAAAATGTAGAAGGAAGGCACTTTAACTGGATAAGATGATAGGTTCAATGATAATAAATCAGTTTAGTAAGTAGCACTTCAAGTGGCAAATAGTTCAGGACAAagtaacacttaaaaaaaaaaaatttagagaaaATTGTGGAAGAACTGCTTTCTTCAAGTGGCAAGAACGTTATAAAAATCTAGAATTTAGATGAATGCAATGTTTTGAACACCAAGAAGGTGATGGATGAATGGTGAAAGATGTAAAAACAAACATAGAAGCTCGTGTCTAATTACATTTGCAGGTATATTCCTAATTCTCTTATTAATATTCCCAGTGCCATCAGAAATGACGAATCCATCACGACAGAGCTGCCAGTGCACACAGACATAGGAAGCCGGGCAAATCCCCATGGGAGGCTGGACCAGATTCTGCGTCACTGAGGGCTGTTGAGGAAGGGACGCTTGTCCGGGAAACTGGCTAGGCTGAATGTACCCTTGCTGGGGCCTAGGTCTCTGTTGTGAGGGAGCTACTGGTCTTGACCCTCCTGAGACaccactgctgctgctactgctgctgacgACTACATGTGTAGGAGAAGGTCCTGAAAATGGCGAATCATTTCCAGCCCACCAGTAGTCTCCAGACCCTCCAGCACTACTCCCTCCACTATTTCCACAGCCATTCCCACCGCAAGAAACTGTCTGGGCTGGAAGAGGTTGACCGCCCCCGCATCCACCGCCCCCACCTCCGCATCCATTATTAGGGTTCCTTGGAGGGCCGTAGGATGTACTCACTCCTACAGCCAGTGCCAAAAGAAAAAGACCTCGCATCTGAAAggataagaagaaaataaatattacttgaagCAAAGgaaacacaatacacacacacacacacacacacacacacatatatatatatatatatatatatatatatatatataatatatatatatatatatatatatatatatatatatatacgcaaaacaggaaaaataaaaatacaaagtgaatcctgactagtttcatcttacttcttcaagagtccTTTTGAAGAAGACAAAACTAGTCAAGAATTCCTCAAAATTTTCCTCttccctatgttttttttttatgcacatacatacgtacacttcAGCCTTATCAACATCGCCAGACTCATAACCACGGATGCTCAATGAAATTAAAATAGATACATGGCGCTATTATGACCCCAGGTAAAAAAGGATTTAAGAAAAGAGGTTGAAGGGTCAATGACAAACTAGTCAGAGTTGAAATTTGAGTTTTGACATTTTGTATAGGTAATCAACATTGTTTCCAGAACATTTTTCTGAGTAGTTCTTAAAATAGATTGTTGTGTAGGATTTTGAGCAAATGGACAGCTGAAACATTATAAATGTACAATTTTGAGACTGATTTTTATGCTGTTTGGTTCTTATACATATCTATTTGAATGTTTACCccacataaaattaaatatattctgaacaaggaatataatacattatattgtCTTAATATAGATGGCTACTTTTAATTAACCTATTTCTCAATGTGCTGTTATATCTaaacttctttcttcttcttctttatttgcatcttttcccacttttatgtggggtcaatgtttctgaccagctttctccatttacttctgtcccacacttcatcaccggttaatccctttcatcgaaggtcatccttgatacagtccatccaccttcgctttggtctccctctccttctcgttccctgtacctccatttccatcaccctcctcccaatatactgttcatctcttctcatgatatgaccataccacctcagtctactttcttggatcttatctgatagttttctaactcctgtggtacccctaattacttcattccgtatcttaactcttcttgtcaccccacacatccatctcaacattctcatctctgccaaatccagtttcttctcttctgtcttctttattgcccacgtctccgctccatacaccatTGCCCCTCAGTGGATGGGTTTGCTGTTATATCTAAACACTTTCCCTAAATTAAAATTTTAAGGGTGATGCCATTTAGATAACATCCATGGAAAAGGTAAACAAAAAGTATATTATTTATTGATTCGCCTTTCCCTAGCTGAACCTTATACATTAGATCTTTCTTCATACAATTTTTCTTACATCATGTCAAGGATCATATAGGTcagtatagtcaatttcttttaatgaggcgtatttgcaccgactcgcagcggtgccctttagctcggaaaaagtttcctgatcgctgattggttagaattatcttgtccaaccaatcagcgatcaggaaacttcggAGAAAATCTGCCTCGCTATAGTGGAAATTTCTTCTATTTTGGAAAACTCGACTTTCATGTTCTCGGCGCTACATATTCTCATTGCTCagacaaaaagaagaaaatctaGACGAATTTATATATCTGGAACCGCTTGAAAAAGTTATTAATGGGCtttcataatttaaataaaaatttgttGGCTCACCTAACAACAAAAATATCCAAGAAAGGGATACTGTTATTTTATTCGTTTTATAGATTAAATTCTACGTTaataaccaataaatcaataatGGCAAGAAATCTTTCAAGATTGAATTTTTCATCTAGAATTCACCAAAGCACAATCAAGATAACGACACAAAACAGtttgagacactctctctctctctctctctctctctctctctctctctctctctctctctctctcctctctctctctctctctctctctctctctcaataccaaaCATTTTGTCAAAGAAATTCCCATGAAAAATTAACTT
Protein-coding regions in this window:
- the LOC137617268 gene encoding uncharacterized protein; amino-acid sequence: MRGLFLLALAVGVSTSYGPPRNPNNGCGGGGGGCGGGQPLPAQTVSCGGNGCGNSGGSSAGGSGDYWWAGNDSPFSGPSPTHVVVSSSSSSSGVSGGSRPVAPSQQRPRPQQGYIQPSQFPGQASLPQQPSVTQNLVQPPMGICPASYVCVHWQLCRDGFVISDGTGNINKRIRNIPANVASRYESCGGDMICCGIPAGTLPSSFPRPQPQRPGVVSPPLIAAPAPLPPRQPPASQQPFRPAPAPAPAPAPQFVKPIPAPQPPKPSPNPQLTLPAPAFKPAPAPQPARPAPQPARPAPQPSIPAPQNPTPGYGRPPVPQNPLTPQRPNQQTPQSTFLNPNNPAAPQPPRQPSVPISNPIGLVSPANPPPNPMMGGMMMGMMGMPARGGSCSAGTYCVQPNQCNPYTGFIIRDASQLMAVWPDAPTVPLLPCFIPDGSITNGVCCQEVHPNAGGFD